One genomic region from Paramicrobacterium agarici encodes:
- a CDS encoding glycosyltransferase family 2 protein, with protein sequence MTTYPGGFVPRRHVAIVMPAYNEADGLEEFLTEIVAHVAPVTEKLSIVVVNDRSTDETADVLDRLGRTMPELVGITSVRNQGHGPTALAAYRAGLELEPDVLVHVDGDGQFLGKDFPRVIRAHEELRADVLHGVRRGRTDPWYRKAITAMVGAIVGAVVGSRVPDVNTPLRVYRPAALRFLLALVPADSKVPHVHFSLAEKRSGMRVAYARVRSMPRRGDSEHGTMWGKQSGVPVLPPKRLRAFIMAAAREVWSVSLRPGAPARRVGTFSS encoded by the coding sequence ATGACAACTTACCCTGGAGGATTCGTGCCGCGCAGACACGTCGCTATCGTCATGCCTGCGTACAACGAAGCCGACGGCCTTGAAGAGTTTCTGACGGAGATCGTTGCCCACGTCGCACCCGTCACCGAGAAGCTCTCGATCGTTGTCGTGAACGACCGGTCGACCGATGAGACAGCCGACGTGCTCGATCGTCTGGGACGAACGATGCCTGAGCTCGTTGGCATCACGTCGGTGCGCAATCAGGGCCACGGGCCCACAGCTCTCGCTGCTTATCGAGCGGGACTCGAGCTCGAACCGGACGTCCTTGTTCACGTGGATGGTGACGGGCAATTTCTCGGCAAGGACTTTCCGCGGGTGATCCGTGCTCATGAGGAGTTGCGGGCCGACGTGCTTCACGGTGTGCGCCGCGGGCGCACTGACCCGTGGTACCGCAAGGCAATCACCGCCATGGTTGGCGCGATCGTCGGCGCTGTCGTAGGTTCTCGCGTTCCGGACGTGAATACTCCGCTGCGCGTCTATCGTCCCGCCGCGCTTCGCTTTCTTCTCGCCCTGGTTCCCGCGGACTCCAAGGTTCCGCACGTGCATTTCTCTCTTGCGGAGAAGCGCAGCGGAATGCGCGTTGCGTACGCCCGAGTGCGAAGTATGCCGCGACGCGGCGACTCGGAGCACGGGACGATGTGGGGAAAGCAGAGCGGCGTGCCGGTGCTGCCACCGAAGCGTCTTCGCGCATTCATCATGGCGGCGGCCCGCGAGGTGTGGTCCGTGAGCCTTCGACCGGGCGCGCCGGCTCGCCGCGTGGGGACGTTCTCATCATGA
- a CDS encoding GtrA family protein: MTRHPRLRRLIGLSSRFLTIGAISTLIEIVAFNILLYGMHVDGVWSKIFASLIALVNAYFGNREWTFKNRGKHGRMLEVILFLIVNGVCTLLGAGIVGLGLWLFPDAGPLLVNVINLVSIGIVVVVRFLLYHYVVFRGVRPSRVAESD; encoded by the coding sequence ATGACTCGTCACCCGCGCCTTCGCCGCCTGATCGGCCTCAGCTCGCGCTTTCTCACCATCGGGGCGATTTCCACGTTAATCGAAATCGTCGCCTTCAACATCCTCCTCTACGGAATGCATGTCGACGGAGTCTGGTCAAAGATCTTCGCGTCACTGATCGCGCTCGTAAACGCCTACTTCGGTAACCGCGAATGGACGTTCAAAAATCGCGGCAAGCACGGGCGGATGCTCGAGGTCATCCTGTTCCTCATCGTCAACGGCGTTTGCACGTTGCTCGGCGCCGGCATTGTGGGGTTGGGACTCTGGCTGTTCCCCGACGCAGGACCGCTCCTGGTTAACGTCATCAACCTCGTCAGCATCGGCATTGTCGTCGTGGTGCGCTTCCTGCTCTACCACTACGTTGTCTTCCGAGGAGTACGCCCCAGCCGCGTTGCTGAATCCGACTAG
- a CDS encoding DUF4012 domain-containing protein: MVVASKLVPRATAAKDELQAALPLASQVQQQILDGDTDAAAETAAKLREHTSAARAQTTGDLWQWAEAAPFIGDNLKAVRVVSETVDDLAVDTLEPATKLSISALQPVDGRIDVEAISDLLPFIDSTAASIDSAQEKLGDVPRNALIDEVSDGISKLETALAKAETVLEQLRVPVAVLPSALGAEEPRNYLMIFQGNSEVRAAGGNPAAMVLVKVDNGAISIAQQASSGDFKNSMQREPVKELDPNVEKIYSDIIGKYIPNITSTPDFPTTAGLMNAYWNEEFDTELDGIISFDPVGLSYLLGATGPVEMPTGDTLTAENAVPLLLNEVYFRYPDGAASDAFFAAAAASVFDALTTGSGDPKAIVGALVKSANEGRLMMWSPHEDLAGAIEGTALQGVLPSDNTEKTTVGVYFNDTTGSKMDYYVDAKIEASTNQCDVSSGESPTFKTDVTLTNSITREEAKTLPGYITGPYYTPGDIATDFVVYGPVGAKIDSWLVNGKEHSAKATGEIDGRPVVRLSYVLKPGESVTVSYTMTGAPDQEYGDFTIDTTPMVRDTPITITGCKPEDPE, from the coding sequence AAGGACGAGCTTCAGGCTGCATTGCCGCTTGCGTCACAGGTTCAGCAGCAGATTCTTGATGGCGACACCGACGCTGCTGCCGAAACTGCCGCCAAGCTTCGCGAACACACGAGCGCGGCACGCGCACAGACGACGGGTGACCTCTGGCAGTGGGCCGAAGCAGCTCCGTTTATCGGAGACAATCTCAAGGCGGTGCGCGTCGTTTCAGAGACCGTTGACGACCTTGCTGTCGACACACTTGAGCCGGCCACGAAGCTGTCGATCAGCGCGCTTCAGCCGGTTGACGGACGCATCGACGTGGAAGCGATCTCTGACCTCTTGCCATTCATCGACTCGACCGCGGCGTCTATTGACAGTGCTCAGGAGAAGCTCGGTGACGTACCGCGCAACGCGTTGATCGATGAAGTCTCGGACGGGATCAGCAAGCTGGAGACCGCTCTGGCTAAGGCAGAAACAGTGCTGGAACAGCTCCGCGTGCCCGTTGCAGTGCTGCCTTCGGCGCTCGGCGCAGAGGAACCGCGCAACTATCTCATGATCTTCCAGGGGAACTCCGAAGTGCGCGCGGCAGGTGGTAACCCGGCCGCGATGGTACTTGTGAAGGTAGACAATGGAGCGATTTCGATCGCTCAACAGGCATCCAGCGGTGACTTCAAGAACTCGATGCAACGAGAGCCGGTGAAAGAACTCGATCCAAACGTCGAGAAGATCTACTCCGACATTATCGGGAAGTACATTCCGAACATCACGAGCACACCCGACTTTCCGACCACGGCCGGGTTGATGAACGCGTATTGGAACGAAGAGTTTGACACCGAGCTAGATGGGATCATTTCATTCGACCCGGTCGGCCTCAGCTATCTGCTTGGAGCCACCGGACCGGTGGAGATGCCGACGGGCGACACGCTCACTGCCGAGAACGCCGTGCCACTTCTGCTGAATGAGGTGTACTTCCGGTATCCGGACGGCGCAGCGTCTGACGCATTCTTCGCTGCGGCGGCAGCATCCGTCTTCGATGCTCTGACGACGGGATCTGGCGACCCGAAGGCCATAGTTGGTGCTCTCGTGAAATCGGCGAACGAGGGACGTCTCATGATGTGGTCGCCGCATGAGGATCTGGCTGGCGCCATTGAGGGAACCGCGCTGCAGGGTGTGCTGCCGAGCGATAACACTGAGAAGACGACGGTCGGTGTGTATTTCAATGACACCACCGGCTCGAAGATGGACTACTACGTGGACGCGAAGATCGAGGCGAGCACGAATCAGTGCGATGTCTCGAGTGGAGAGTCTCCCACGTTTAAGACCGACGTCACGTTGACGAACTCGATTACGCGAGAAGAAGCGAAGACTCTGCCCGGGTACATCACGGGACCGTATTACACGCCCGGCGACATCGCGACCGATTTTGTCGTGTACGGGCCCGTCGGCGCAAAGATCGACTCATGGCTCGTGAACGGGAAAGAGCACTCGGCCAAGGCGACCGGTGAAATCGATGGACGCCCTGTCGTTCGCCTGAGCTACGTTCTCAAACCCGGCGAGTCCGTGACCGTGTCGTACACGATGACCGGTGCCCCGGACCAGGAGTACGGAGACTTCACCATCGACACGACTCCCATGGTTCGTGACACCCCCATTACGATCACCGGGTGTAAGCCCGAAGATCCGGAGTGA
- a CDS encoding phosphoketolase family protein, which translates to MGSLSDNHTASSQPADDLELVDLWWRAANYLSAGQIYLQSNPLLREPLEPENIKPRLLGHWGTAPGLNLVYAHLNRIIVQRQREMLYICGPGHGGAAMMANAWLDGTYSELEPSVGLDGAGLEKLLRQFSYPGGIPSHAAPEVPGSINEGGELGYSLMHAYGAILDNPDLTVACVIGDGEAETGPLAASWRAHNYIDPAKDGAVLPILHLNGYKIANPTPLARIPSDELISFFHGQGYDPLFIDGVADAPHDVHPHMAQTFDRAFDRIHEIQSAARNGTAAEREARWPVIILRTPKGWTGPEVVDGTQVEGTYHSHQVPLPEVRENSDHRAQLETWLRSYKPEELFSDDGAPTPRLDPLRPEGPLRMSASPETLGGIKQPLELPDLAPFAVETTHDPVGEASATRAFGEWLAELIRVNSTNMRLFGPDEVESNRLAAVFDVTNRSWASAIHDDDTHLAPHGQVIEALSEHLMQGMLEGYLLTGRHGLLTSYEAFIHIVDSMFNQHAKWLEASRNIDWRQPIASLNYLLSSHVWRQDHNGFSHQDPGFLNVVVNKKPEIVRIYLPPDANTLLVTMRHVFDTHDRVNTVVAGKQPQPAWLSLDEATQHVNDGLSIWPWASYEPDLDLQHPESTTPDAIIACAGDVPTIEAVAAAELVHERFPDLTLRLINVVDLMRLYDPEHHSHGLPHDQFNALFTTDRPVIFAFHGYPSLIHLLTYKRANHAQLHVHGFKERGTTTTPFDMVNLNDLDRYELASDVVRRIPDKPDQDAADAAIRDWQSARADAQDYAYSNGEDPPHITGWEFHRH; encoded by the coding sequence ATGGGCTCACTCAGCGATAACCACACCGCGTCCTCTCAGCCTGCCGACGACTTGGAGCTTGTCGATCTCTGGTGGCGAGCCGCCAACTACCTCAGCGCGGGCCAGATCTACCTGCAGAGCAACCCGCTCTTACGCGAGCCGCTGGAACCCGAGAACATCAAGCCGCGCCTTCTCGGCCACTGGGGTACGGCTCCGGGGCTCAACCTGGTGTACGCGCACCTCAACCGCATCATCGTGCAGCGTCAACGCGAGATGCTCTACATCTGCGGACCGGGGCACGGCGGCGCCGCGATGATGGCCAACGCCTGGCTTGACGGTACGTACAGCGAACTCGAGCCGAGCGTCGGGCTCGATGGCGCAGGACTCGAGAAGCTTCTGCGCCAGTTCTCGTACCCTGGCGGCATCCCGTCTCATGCTGCTCCCGAGGTTCCCGGATCCATCAACGAGGGCGGCGAACTCGGCTACTCCCTCATGCACGCGTACGGCGCGATTCTCGACAACCCCGACCTCACTGTCGCGTGCGTCATCGGCGATGGGGAGGCAGAGACCGGTCCGCTCGCGGCTTCGTGGCGCGCGCACAACTACATCGACCCGGCGAAGGACGGAGCGGTTCTGCCGATTCTCCACCTCAACGGGTACAAGATCGCCAATCCCACTCCCCTCGCGCGCATCCCCAGCGACGAACTCATCTCGTTCTTCCACGGCCAGGGGTACGACCCCCTCTTCATCGACGGCGTCGCCGATGCTCCGCACGACGTGCACCCGCACATGGCGCAGACGTTCGACCGTGCGTTTGACCGCATCCATGAGATTCAATCTGCGGCCCGCAACGGCACAGCCGCCGAGCGCGAGGCGCGCTGGCCCGTCATCATCCTGCGCACTCCCAAGGGGTGGACGGGGCCCGAGGTGGTCGACGGCACTCAGGTCGAGGGAACGTATCACTCGCACCAGGTGCCGCTGCCCGAGGTTCGCGAGAACTCAGACCACCGCGCTCAGCTTGAGACGTGGCTCCGTTCATACAAGCCCGAAGAGCTCTTCAGCGACGATGGTGCGCCAACACCGCGCCTCGACCCGCTCCGCCCCGAGGGCCCGCTGCGCATGAGCGCGTCGCCGGAGACCCTCGGCGGCATCAAGCAGCCGCTCGAGCTTCCCGACCTCGCCCCGTTCGCCGTCGAGACAACGCACGACCCGGTGGGCGAGGCCTCCGCGACGCGCGCGTTCGGGGAATGGCTCGCCGAGCTCATCCGCGTCAACTCCACGAACATGCGCCTGTTCGGCCCCGATGAGGTCGAGTCCAACCGGCTCGCTGCCGTGTTCGACGTCACCAATCGCAGCTGGGCATCGGCGATCCACGACGACGACACGCATCTCGCTCCGCACGGCCAGGTCATCGAGGCGCTCAGCGAGCACCTCATGCAGGGGATGCTCGAGGGCTACCTGCTCACAGGTCGCCACGGACTCCTCACGTCGTACGAGGCGTTCATTCACATCGTCGACTCCATGTTCAACCAGCACGCCAAGTGGCTGGAGGCGTCCCGCAACATCGACTGGCGGCAGCCGATCGCGTCGCTCAACTACCTGCTGTCGTCCCATGTCTGGCGGCAAGACCACAACGGCTTCTCGCACCAGGACCCGGGCTTTCTCAACGTCGTCGTCAACAAGAAACCCGAGATCGTGCGGATCTATCTGCCGCCCGACGCCAACACGCTGCTGGTCACCATGCGGCACGTGTTCGACACCCACGATCGCGTCAACACCGTCGTCGCGGGCAAGCAGCCGCAGCCGGCATGGCTGAGCCTCGACGAGGCGACGCAGCACGTGAACGATGGGCTCTCCATCTGGCCATGGGCGAGCTATGAGCCCGACCTCGACCTGCAGCATCCGGAGTCCACGACCCCCGACGCCATCATCGCCTGCGCAGGGGATGTCCCCACGATCGAGGCCGTCGCCGCCGCAGAGCTCGTGCACGAGCGCTTCCCGGACCTCACGCTGCGCCTGATCAACGTCGTCGACCTCATGCGCCTGTACGACCCGGAGCATCACTCGCACGGGCTCCCCCACGACCAGTTCAATGCGCTGTTTACGACCGACCGTCCGGTGATCTTCGCGTTCCACGGGTACCCGTCGCTCATCCATCTGCTCACGTACAAGCGCGCGAACCACGCCCAGTTACACGTGCACGGCTTCAAAGAGCGCGGCACAACGACGACGCCGTTCGACATGGTGAACCTCAACGACCTCGACCGTTACGAGCTCGCGAGCGACGTCGTTCGTCGCATTCCCGACAAGCCCGATCAGGATGCTGCCGACGCAGCCATTCGCGATTGGCAATCAGCGCGGGCCGACGCCCAGGACTACGCGTACTCCAACGGCGAGGACCCGCCGCACATCACGGGCTGGGAGTTCCACCGCCACTAA
- a CDS encoding helix-turn-helix domain-containing protein: MTVAKQLKRARLNAGTTLRSAATNAGLAPSNLSEIENGRRDPATRLASRIAGSLGYRLALIPQYNRASAAEVADVIAAAERDQVAYRVFLQLADDLATVDPTARVLLTAEEPGLTKTRWDDAIAALVEMRLLEVGAPVPVWAQDRGVGSADEWEPQRTRFPVAYSTDIEDVPMQFRKRGILITEAELTSV; this comes from the coding sequence ATGACAGTGGCGAAGCAGCTCAAGCGCGCCCGTTTGAACGCCGGGACAACGCTTCGCAGTGCAGCGACTAACGCGGGGCTCGCTCCGAGCAATCTGTCTGAGATTGAAAATGGCCGCCGTGACCCTGCGACCAGGCTTGCCTCCCGCATCGCCGGGTCACTGGGGTATCGACTCGCACTTATCCCTCAATACAACCGGGCATCAGCCGCCGAAGTTGCGGACGTTATCGCTGCAGCCGAACGTGACCAGGTTGCATACCGTGTTTTCTTGCAGCTGGCTGACGACCTCGCAACGGTCGACCCAACGGCTCGCGTGCTCCTGACAGCGGAAGAACCGGGTTTGACTAAGACGCGCTGGGATGACGCGATTGCGGCGCTTGTGGAGATGAGGCTCCTCGAAGTGGGCGCGCCCGTCCCAGTGTGGGCGCAGGATCGCGGCGTCGGTTCAGCCGATGAATGGGAACCGCAGCGGACGAGATTTCCCGTGGCGTACTCGACAGACATTGAAGACGTGCCAATGCAGTTTCGCAAGCGCGGCATTCTCATTACGGAAGCTGAGTTGACGAGCGTGTGA
- a CDS encoding glycosyltransferase family 39 protein, whose translation MNAITWRRLVRGGFWVVVAIVAAAQLWIVIHGVFFMRLWEDEAFNLTVPINMVNGLGYTSDGTLSGSQLTPFDPRISTGPVVLLPITALVALGADPVIGGRLVVLVFYAALLAGLWVLGGRFGGRWGALAAVCVPLGWNTWSSGSPIQSPVDILGEVPAAALLVWAFVVIRRRPWLAGLFIGLAMQTKLLGALAAIPIALVVVLLTQGSILRRLKRLVICALVAVIPNALYELWKLIALGPAAYLTNLREFYWFFKSGGQNIAPVDPTKKLVSLGNGWFSPTWLTVICAAVVLALVCLTIVRWVREIRDGPTDADAGRRERAVFGIAAIFGLVVWFGWWLASTHTPNWPRYAAMAMYIFVPILVAIAIRALIELWQRQRGSLVARVTAVAAAVVVAATVSVQTWGHVQISDESRFGEPLAEQRAVASQVAEEDLDVIVTSWGPTISIIVLAGAHAALDDVPSWEGTPELWRNWDTSEAGEKAFAERLDEECDDVASTPGNYALCLAPVSP comes from the coding sequence ATGAACGCGATCACCTGGCGTCGCCTGGTGAGAGGTGGGTTCTGGGTCGTCGTCGCGATTGTCGCGGCAGCGCAACTCTGGATCGTGATTCACGGCGTGTTCTTCATGCGCCTGTGGGAAGACGAGGCATTCAACCTGACGGTTCCCATCAACATGGTGAACGGACTCGGTTATACAAGCGATGGGACGCTGAGCGGGAGTCAGCTGACACCGTTTGATCCCCGGATATCCACCGGTCCGGTTGTCTTGCTTCCGATCACGGCGCTTGTCGCTCTTGGTGCCGACCCGGTGATCGGCGGTCGTCTTGTGGTGCTCGTGTTCTACGCGGCTCTCCTGGCAGGTCTATGGGTTCTCGGCGGCCGGTTCGGTGGTCGTTGGGGAGCGCTCGCCGCCGTGTGCGTCCCCCTCGGGTGGAACACGTGGAGCTCCGGCTCCCCGATACAATCGCCGGTCGACATTCTCGGAGAAGTTCCGGCAGCCGCGCTTCTTGTGTGGGCATTCGTCGTAATTCGCCGTCGACCCTGGCTCGCGGGGCTCTTCATCGGATTGGCCATGCAGACGAAGCTCCTCGGCGCATTGGCTGCGATCCCCATCGCGCTCGTCGTCGTTCTACTGACCCAGGGAAGCATCCTTCGACGGCTCAAGCGCCTCGTGATCTGCGCGCTTGTTGCCGTGATACCGAACGCTCTGTACGAACTGTGGAAGCTCATCGCCCTGGGACCTGCCGCGTACCTGACGAATCTGCGCGAGTTCTACTGGTTCTTCAAATCGGGCGGGCAGAACATTGCGCCCGTCGACCCGACGAAGAAGCTCGTGTCGCTCGGAAACGGGTGGTTCTCGCCTACCTGGCTCACCGTCATCTGTGCCGCCGTCGTTCTCGCGCTGGTGTGTCTCACGATCGTGCGGTGGGTGAGAGAGATTCGCGATGGGCCCACTGACGCTGATGCCGGACGGCGTGAACGTGCGGTTTTCGGGATCGCGGCGATTTTCGGCCTCGTCGTCTGGTTCGGCTGGTGGCTGGCCTCGACGCACACGCCGAACTGGCCGCGCTATGCGGCGATGGCGATGTACATTTTCGTGCCGATTCTCGTTGCGATCGCCATTCGGGCGCTCATCGAGCTGTGGCAGCGCCAGCGGGGGAGCCTTGTTGCTCGCGTCACAGCGGTCGCTGCCGCGGTGGTGGTTGCCGCCACCGTGAGTGTGCAGACGTGGGGACACGTTCAGATCTCCGACGAATCGCGATTCGGTGAGCCTCTCGCGGAACAGCGAGCCGTTGCCTCTCAGGTCGCTGAGGAAGATCTTGACGTGATCGTCACGTCGTGGGGTCCGACCATTTCGATCATCGTTCTCGCAGGAGCACACGCAGCGCTCGATGACGTGCCCTCCTGGGAGGGAACGCCGGAGCTGTGGCGGAACTGGGACACCTCTGAGGCGGGCGAGAAGGCGTTCGCCGAGCGTCTAGACGAAGAGTGCGATGATGTCGCGTCGACACCGGGCAACTATGCACTGTGCCTTGCTCCCGTAAGCCCGTAG
- a CDS encoding UDP-glucose dehydrogenase family protein, with protein MKISVIGCGYLGSVHAASLASVGHDVIGIDVDAAKIEALSQGRSPIFEPDLPELLSEGIASGRLRFSTNMADARDAELHFIAVGTPQSAGAGSADLSYVDGAFDDLVPYLTEGDVVVGKSTVPVGTAVTHVAAVEARGAHLVWNPEFLREGFAVKDTIQPDRLVYGVADGDEYAVQKLNEVYATAIESSSPVIVTDYATAELVKVSANAFLATKISFINAMAEIAEVTGADVTKLADAIGHDNRIGRKFLNAGVGFGGGCLPKDIRAFTARAEELGRGESVAFLKEVDAINLRRRERVVELVTEELGGSVFQKKVAVLGLAFKPNSDDVRDSPALDVAVRLNGLGAKVVATDPEAIANSRALHPQLVYGTTDEALAGADAVVVVTEWPEYKQLDPAAVHEVVRTPIVIDARNCLDADAWADAGWEYAGLGRQVKNGRA; from the coding sequence ATGAAGATCTCAGTCATCGGGTGCGGATACCTCGGGTCGGTGCATGCCGCATCGCTTGCGTCGGTGGGTCATGACGTCATCGGTATCGATGTGGATGCTGCCAAGATCGAGGCGCTGTCGCAGGGGCGGTCGCCCATCTTCGAGCCCGACCTGCCCGAGCTGCTCAGCGAGGGCATCGCGTCCGGACGGTTGCGGTTCAGCACCAACATGGCTGACGCCCGGGATGCTGAACTGCACTTCATCGCCGTCGGAACACCGCAGAGCGCTGGCGCGGGCAGCGCCGACCTGTCGTATGTCGACGGCGCGTTCGACGACCTCGTGCCGTACCTGACTGAGGGTGACGTCGTCGTTGGTAAGTCAACGGTTCCCGTCGGCACTGCGGTAACTCACGTTGCTGCTGTCGAAGCGCGCGGTGCCCACCTGGTGTGGAACCCGGAGTTCTTGCGCGAAGGCTTCGCCGTGAAGGACACGATTCAGCCCGATCGGCTGGTGTATGGCGTCGCCGACGGGGATGAGTACGCGGTGCAGAAGCTCAACGAGGTGTACGCGACGGCGATTGAGAGCAGCAGCCCGGTCATTGTGACGGACTACGCGACCGCCGAGTTGGTGAAGGTGTCGGCGAACGCGTTTCTCGCGACGAAGATCTCATTTATCAACGCGATGGCGGAGATCGCCGAGGTCACGGGCGCGGACGTGACCAAGCTCGCAGACGCGATCGGTCATGACAACCGCATTGGCCGGAAGTTCTTGAATGCCGGCGTCGGTTTCGGCGGTGGGTGCCTGCCGAAGGATATTCGCGCGTTCACCGCTCGGGCGGAAGAGCTCGGCCGCGGTGAGTCCGTTGCGTTCTTGAAGGAGGTCGACGCCATCAATCTGCGGCGTCGAGAGCGGGTCGTTGAACTCGTGACCGAGGAGCTTGGCGGCAGCGTCTTTCAGAAGAAGGTGGCGGTTCTCGGCCTGGCGTTCAAGCCGAACAGCGACGACGTGCGGGACTCGCCTGCACTCGACGTAGCTGTGCGCCTGAATGGTCTTGGTGCAAAGGTCGTCGCGACGGACCCGGAGGCGATTGCGAATTCACGCGCGCTGCACCCGCAACTGGTGTACGGCACGACGGACGAGGCGCTCGCCGGAGCAGACGCCGTCGTCGTGGTCACCGAGTGGCCTGAGTACAAACAGCTTGACCCAGCCGCCGTGCACGAGGTCGTGCGCACGCCGATCGTTATCGACGCGCGCAACTGTCTCGACGCCGACGCGTGGGCGGATGCTGGATGGGAGTACGCCGGGCTCGGCCGCCAGGTGAAAAACGGCCGCGCTTAG
- a CDS encoding DeoR/GlpR family DNA-binding transcription regulator: MKQIVSTVLVKNSMEVHELARHFDVSEATIRRDLELLEQQQLLSRTHGGATRHIAFNDVPLGYKTCEDSEEKKRIARAALAYANDARVVGFTGGTTIGEFAPLLSNRDGLTVVTNALNIAIRLTENPRMRVFTVGGEVRSSSQEAVGPSAETFLLDYHIDVSFIGVDGVDGSTGCTNYDQVGAKVNSTMMKQSRKTVVLADATKIGRIALASLCPMNAVSVLITDTRAPDSAVESIEAHGCTVIRA; the protein is encoded by the coding sequence TTGAAGCAGATCGTATCGACCGTGCTCGTGAAGAACTCGATGGAGGTGCACGAACTCGCGCGCCATTTCGACGTCTCAGAAGCAACCATTCGTCGCGACCTCGAACTGCTCGAACAACAGCAGCTGTTGAGCCGCACGCACGGCGGAGCCACGCGACATATTGCGTTCAACGATGTCCCCCTCGGCTACAAGACATGCGAAGACAGTGAAGAGAAGAAAAGAATCGCCCGCGCCGCCCTCGCGTACGCGAACGATGCCAGGGTCGTCGGCTTCACGGGCGGAACCACGATCGGGGAATTTGCGCCATTATTGAGCAACAGAGACGGACTGACCGTGGTGACCAACGCGCTCAATATTGCGATCCGACTCACCGAGAATCCGAGAATGCGCGTCTTCACCGTGGGCGGTGAAGTCCGCTCGAGCAGCCAAGAAGCGGTGGGCCCGAGCGCCGAGACGTTTCTTCTCGATTACCACATCGATGTGTCGTTTATTGGGGTCGACGGGGTCGATGGATCGACTGGATGCACCAACTACGACCAGGTCGGAGCCAAAGTCAACTCGACGATGATGAAACAGTCACGCAAGACAGTGGTCCTTGCGGATGCCACAAAGATCGGCCGAATAGCGCTGGCGAGCCTCTGTCCCATGAACGCGGTAAGCGTCCTGATCACGGACACTCGCGCTCCGGATTCTGCTGTTGAATCGATCGAAGCTCACGGCTGCACGGTCATCAGGGCCTGA
- a CDS encoding class I mannose-6-phosphate isomerase, translated as MWLGGAHVEAFGTDTKLLVKLLDAGQRLPVHFHPSGIFARQNLGAAHGKAEAWYILEAGDVFLGFNREVRQHEIRGWMAAQDHEAMLAAMHRIAVSSGDRIYVHPGMPHAIGAGVFLVEVQEPEDMSVLLEWGQFELDGENEGHLGLGFGRALTALDLTAWSRSGINAFVVRADDESHGLPPGAAPYFRMSRLMVRGTTHLEASFGILIVVDGEASLETDGIRNVVREGETILVPFGAGPIALTGDAHLVYCAPPLMQK; from the coding sequence GTGTGGCTTGGCGGCGCGCACGTCGAAGCGTTCGGCACGGACACGAAGCTGCTTGTCAAGCTCTTGGACGCGGGTCAACGCCTCCCCGTGCACTTTCACCCTTCCGGGATCTTCGCTCGCCAGAACCTGGGTGCTGCCCACGGAAAGGCGGAAGCCTGGTACATCCTCGAGGCCGGGGATGTGTTCTTGGGGTTCAACCGCGAGGTTCGTCAACACGAGATTCGCGGGTGGATGGCCGCCCAGGATCACGAGGCCATGCTTGCAGCGATGCATCGGATCGCCGTCTCGTCGGGCGATCGCATCTATGTCCATCCGGGAATGCCTCACGCCATTGGCGCTGGAGTTTTCTTAGTTGAAGTGCAAGAGCCCGAGGACATGTCGGTCCTGCTTGAGTGGGGCCAGTTCGAACTCGACGGCGAGAACGAGGGCCACCTTGGCCTCGGCTTTGGCAGGGCGCTCACAGCTCTTGATCTCACGGCGTGGTCGCGCTCAGGTATCAATGCATTCGTTGTGCGAGCCGACGACGAATCTCACGGTTTGCCGCCTGGCGCCGCTCCATACTTCCGGATGAGCCGGCTAATGGTGCGCGGCACTACCCACCTTGAGGCGAGTTTCGGCATTCTGATCGTGGTCGACGGCGAGGCCTCGCTCGAGACGGATGGCATCAGGAACGTCGTGCGCGAAGGAGAGACCATCCTCGTGCCGTTTGGTGCAGGACCGATCGCGCTCACGGGCGACGCGCATCTCGTGTATTGCGCTCCGCCACTCATGCAGAAGTGA